In one Tepidisphaeraceae bacterium genomic region, the following are encoded:
- a CDS encoding HAD family phosphatase, whose amino-acid sequence MNADSVRRYMQPPAWPSAILFDFDGVIVNSEPLHFLALNEVLSQHRIGLSEAQYYDELLGLTDRDAVRRIFELHGRPLEPKTFLAVLARKSRAMMDLIEQRRFSALRGAEPFIRGLWRNYPLAICSGALRDEIDAMLLGVSLRDCFDVIVSAEDVTVGKPDPSGYLQAMDQLGQRHHRKFKPADCLIVEDAPSVVRSVKAAGFSVLAVTTSSPAAKLADADYVVHSLEPAVVLEQLPGLRITM is encoded by the coding sequence GTCCGCCGATATATGCAGCCGCCGGCGTGGCCCAGTGCGATCCTCTTCGACTTCGACGGCGTTATCGTCAACAGCGAGCCGCTGCACTTCCTTGCGCTCAACGAAGTGCTGTCGCAGCATCGCATCGGTCTGTCCGAAGCCCAGTACTACGACGAATTGCTCGGCCTGACGGACCGCGATGCCGTACGTCGCATCTTCGAACTGCATGGCCGCCCCCTGGAGCCCAAGACGTTTCTGGCCGTGCTGGCGCGCAAGAGCCGCGCGATGATGGACCTGATCGAACAGCGGCGCTTCAGCGCGCTGCGCGGCGCCGAGCCGTTCATCCGCGGGCTGTGGCGCAACTATCCACTTGCGATCTGTTCGGGCGCGTTGCGCGACGAGATCGACGCCATGCTGCTCGGCGTGTCGCTGCGCGACTGCTTCGACGTCATCGTGTCGGCCGAGGACGTCACCGTCGGTAAGCCCGACCCTTCCGGTTACCTGCAGGCGATGGACCAGCTCGGCCAACGCCACCATCGCAAGTTCAAGCCGGCCGACTGCCTGATTGTGGAAGACGCCCCCAGCGTAGTTCGATCGGTGAAGGCCGCGGGTTTCTCCGTGCTGGCCGTCACCACCAGTTCCCCCGCAGCCAAGCTGGCGGACGCGGATTACGTCGTGCATTC